In a genomic window of Pseudoliparis swirei isolate HS2019 ecotype Mariana Trench chromosome 20, NWPU_hadal_v1, whole genome shotgun sequence:
- the tmem97 gene encoding sigma intracellular receptor 2: MGIVVLNTRFPLLPVTRHLGPTLLSSLSLLQNKSVNMSIRLLEIVFFLYFASHIPITLFIDLQALLPGHVYPQPLKDLLQWYAEGFRDPMMLDPPAWFKSFIFCEALLQTPFFPVAAYAFLKGGCTWIRTPAIVYSTHVATTLVPILAHILFYQFPMKPHPGPQTPQDRWLLVSIYLPYLLVPVLLLLTMLLSSTYNPTSTSGHKSTKSKRK, from the exons ATGGGAATCGTTGTATTGAACACGCGTTTCCCCCTTCTCCCAGTGACGCGCCACCTTGGTCCCACTTTATTATCTTCATTATCATTGCTACAGAATAAATCAGTCAACATGTCTATCCGTTTGTTGGAAATAGTCTTTTTCTTGTATTTTGCCTCTCACATTCCCATCACGTTATTTATAGACCTCCAAGCGCTGCTGCCCGGACACGTGTACCCTCAGCCG CTGAAGGACCTTCTGCAGTGGTATGCAGAGGGGTTCAGGGACCCCATGATGCTGGACCCGCCGGCCTGGTTCAAGTCCTTTATTTTTTGCGAGGCTCTGCTCCAAACGCCGTTTTTCCCGGTCGCCGCGTATGCGTTCCTGAAAG GTGGCTGTACGTGGATCAGGACTCCTGCCATTGTGTATTCCACACATGTGGCCACGACGCTGGTCCCCATCCTAGCTCACATCCTGTTCTACCAGTTCCCTATGAAACCCCACCCTGGTCCCCAGACCCCGCAGGACCGCTGGCTGCTGGTCTCCATCTACTTACCATATCTGCTGGTGCCCGTGCTGCTGCTCCTCACCATGCTGCTGTCCTCCACATACAACCCCACCTCCACGTCTGGACACAAGTCCACCAAATCCAAGAGGAAGTAA